In Zingiber officinale cultivar Zhangliang chromosome 6A, Zo_v1.1, whole genome shotgun sequence, a single genomic region encodes these proteins:
- the LOC121998330 gene encoding transcription factor MYBS3-like has translation MTRRCSHCSNNGHNSRTCPGRGGGVRLFGVRLMEGVGAMKKSASMGCLPSASPSVDPLGDAHLHSPVAAASGYASDDPARVFSSNCRSEHKKGIPWTEEEHRMFLMGLQKLGKGDWRGIARNFVMSRTPTQVASHAQKYFIRQSNASRRKRRSSLFDMVPETVLTHDQQLFLQSPNELEVNYLGQQRPEPDEPSRTNSVVESKNIQFKDPITTMLPTIYPNFVTVPVPSWPWPPNLATSSIGQVMVEPYKIVKPTPLFPKEPVNVDEVVRMSNLSIADGSRMELTDLSLKLMGSSSPTQSALPADTSIVVPDLNKNNNSPIHAV, from the exons ATGACGAGGCGGTGTTCGCACTGCAGCAACAACGGGCACAACTCGCGGACGTGCCCTGGGCGGGGCGGTGGCGTGCGGCTCTTCGGCGTGCGGCTGATGGAAGGGGTGGGAGCGATGAAGAAGAGCGCCAGTATGGGGTGCCTTCCATCCGCCTCACCCTCGGTCGATCCACTTGGTGATGCCCACCTCCACAGCCCCGTGGCCGCCGCCTCCGGTTACGCCTCCGATGACCCCGCCCGTGTGTTTTCTTCTAATTGCCGGAGCGAGCACAAGAAAG GGATCCCATGGACCGAAGAGGAACATCGAATGTTCCTAATGGGTCTTCAGAAATTAGGAAAAGGTGATTGGCGTGGAATTGCACGGAACTTTGTCATGTCTAGAACCCCAACACAAGTAGCAAGCCACGCGCAAAAGTATTTTATTCGACAAAGTAATGCTTCACGAAGGAAGAGGCGTTCAAGTTTGTTTGACATGGTCCCTGAAACG GTTCTCACTCATGATCAGCAGTTGTTTCTGCAATCCCCTAATGAATTAGAGGTCAACTACCTTGGCCAACAAAGACCTGAGCCTGATGAGCCATCACGAACCAATAGTGTTGTAGAATCAAAGAACATTCAATTCAAGGATCCAATTACAACAATGCTACCAACAATTTATCCAAATTTCGTAACCGTGCCCGTACCCTCCTGGCCATGGCCTCCGAATTTAGCTACCAGTTCCATTGGCCAAGTAATGGTTGAACCCTACAAGATTGTAAAGCCGACGCCATTGTTCCCAAAAGAGCCTGTTAATGTGGATGAGGTGGTTAGAATGTCAAACCTCAGCATCGCTGATGGTAGTCGCATGGAGCTTACTGATCTCTCCCTCAAGCTAATGGGATCCTCTAGTCCAACACAGTCCGCCTTACCTGCCGACACTTCCATTGTCGTGCCTGatctaaacaaaaataataacagCCCTATTCATGCAGTTTGA